The proteins below come from a single Carnobacterium divergens DSM 20623 genomic window:
- a CDS encoding GNAT family N-acetyltransferase, whose protein sequence is MKKEVGVWLREARVSDGELLASYFLEDSHFTSLPMDAMTQTLYEVEKHPIMILKEEAFVGFFILQVGIGVEPYTDNPNAILLRAYSIDDRYQGKGYGKESMSTLKPFINEHFPQVNEVVLAVNHMNIGAQMLYLKSGFYDTKRRINGELGVQLIYSMDL, encoded by the coding sequence ATGAAAAAGGAAGTTGGAGTTTGGTTAAGGGAAGCACGGGTGAGTGATGGAGAGTTGCTAGCAAGTTATTTCTTAGAAGATAGTCATTTTACTTCGTTGCCAATGGACGCAATGACTCAGACATTGTATGAAGTTGAAAAGCATCCTATTATGATTTTAAAAGAGGAGGCATTCGTTGGTTTTTTTATTTTGCAGGTTGGTATTGGAGTGGAGCCTTACACTGATAATCCCAATGCCATTTTATTGCGAGCGTATTCCATTGATGATCGCTATCAAGGAAAAGGGTATGGAAAAGAGTCCATGTCTACTCTAAAACCCTTTATTAATGAACACTTTCCACAAGTAAATGAAGTTGTACTTGCTGTTAATCACATGAATATAGGGGCACAGATGCTTTATTTAAAATCAGGGTTTTATGATACTAAAAGAAGAATTAACGGTGAACTGGGCGTTCAATTGATCTATTCAATGGATTTATAA
- a CDS encoding nucleoid-associated protein → MIDFSYAKMRQIIVHFVGNKAQEQGYEIADNIIEELDEEMTAVLNEIFLSPFKSETTNHFSHSTSLDYNEAYNYIRKIFNEETSFFEGSVDLLKQLYEASSHPNVKSGDLWLIYLNECIIEGELTDAIGIFKVENKEVFLKNEFNQQSVTIGYEKGITKKDIDKACIVFNLQEKDGYRVVALDNLTRGESVYWKQHFLGIEKVLDDTLLAESFVNICAEFVKKDDESLVGKSTFIKEAQEYLEVQPEINLEDFADTLVEESKQEEFKTVVANYEKTHAVTFPDNFKVNEKNKEAFSKKVKNKIKINNNISIVVKDVNQLTEKDMVEGFDEVEKRKYLKIYY, encoded by the coding sequence ATGATTGATTTTTCTTATGCCAAAATGCGTCAAATAATTGTCCATTTTGTAGGCAATAAAGCACAAGAGCAAGGGTATGAAATTGCAGATAATATTATTGAAGAACTGGATGAAGAAATGACCGCCGTGTTAAATGAAATTTTCTTATCTCCCTTTAAAAGTGAAACAACAAACCATTTTTCACACTCAACAAGCTTAGATTATAACGAAGCGTACAATTACATTCGTAAAATTTTTAATGAAGAAACTTCTTTTTTTGAAGGGTCGGTTGATTTATTAAAGCAACTGTATGAAGCGTCTAGCCATCCCAATGTCAAATCAGGGGATTTGTGGTTGATTTATTTAAACGAATGCATCATTGAAGGGGAATTAACCGATGCGATTGGAATTTTTAAAGTTGAAAACAAAGAAGTTTTCTTAAAAAATGAATTTAATCAGCAATCGGTTACGATTGGGTATGAAAAAGGAATCACTAAAAAAGACATTGATAAAGCTTGTATTGTTTTTAACCTGCAGGAAAAAGATGGCTACCGCGTTGTTGCGTTAGACAATTTAACGAGGGGAGAAAGCGTGTATTGGAAACAACATTTTTTAGGCATTGAAAAAGTCCTAGACGACACGCTATTAGCAGAAAGTTTTGTGAATATCTGTGCGGAATTTGTCAAAAAAGACGATGAAAGCTTAGTTGGAAAATCAACTTTTATTAAAGAAGCACAAGAATATTTAGAAGTTCAGCCAGAAATCAATTTGGAAGACTTTGCAGATACGTTGGTAGAAGAATCAAAGCAAGAAGAATTTAAGACAGTCGTTGCAAACTATGAAAAAACCCATGCAGTGACGTTTCCTGATAATTTTAAAGTAAATGAGAAAAATAAAGAAGCTTTTTCTAAAAAAGTCAAAAATAAAATCAAAATCAATAATAACATTTCAATTGTTGTAAAAGATGTCAATCAGCTAACTGAAAAGGATATGGTGGAAGGCTTCGATGAAGTGGAAAAACGAAAATACCTTAAAATTTATTATTAG
- a CDS encoding heavy metal translocating P-type ATPase → MDSMKNHSMDPHDMKGMDHEEMSGMEHMAHMGNLKQKFLVSLLLAIPIILLSPMMGLELPFQITFKGSDWLVLLLGTILFFYGGKPFLSGAKMELKAHSPAMMTLIALGISVSYFYSVYAFISNHFLPNQPHVMDFFWELATLIVIMLLGHWIEMRAISNAGDALKKMAELLPNEATIIDSTSLKTKQIPLSEVAIGDLLQVKAGEKIPADGIVEAGTTSINEAMVTGEAKSVKKQVKDKVIGGSVNGEGTITISVTGTGESGYLAQVMALVGSAKEEKSAVESLSDRVAKWLFYVALSVGILAFVSWLFITKEINTPLERMVTVLVIACPHALGLAVPLVTARSTSLGAKNGLLIRNKNALESAKKVDVILMDKTGTLTEGDFSVTAIESFKSDYSRLDILKIAGALEQKSSHPLATGILKRVEEEKVKLPTASEVQAIPGVGLSGTINHQNIKIVTASYLMKQKGAFDQEQFNQLAGEGNSVSYLMIEETVIGLIAQGDKIKENASQFIKELLDRGIQPVMLTGDNQAAAKIVADKVGIQTFYANLLPEEKEKMVARYQQKEKTVMMLGDGVNDAPSLAKADVGIAIGAGTDIAIDSADVILVKSDPLDTLHFLSLAKNTTRKMIENLWWGAGYNIIAIPLAAGILAPIGVVLSPAVGSVLMSLSTVVVAFNALLLKIDH, encoded by the coding sequence ATGGATTCGATGAAGAATCATTCAATGGACCCACACGATATGAAAGGAATGGATCACGAAGAAATGAGTGGGATGGAACATATGGCACACATGGGGAATTTAAAACAAAAGTTTTTAGTTTCGCTATTACTCGCCATTCCGATTATTCTATTATCTCCAATGATGGGGCTGGAATTGCCTTTTCAAATTACGTTTAAAGGATCAGATTGGCTTGTTTTGTTATTAGGAACGATCCTATTTTTCTACGGAGGAAAGCCTTTTTTAAGTGGAGCTAAAATGGAGCTAAAGGCTCATAGTCCGGCAATGATGACGCTAATTGCTTTAGGAATTTCGGTTTCTTACTTTTATAGTGTCTATGCTTTTATCAGCAATCACTTCTTACCAAATCAGCCACATGTTATGGATTTCTTCTGGGAATTGGCAACGTTAATCGTCATTATGTTACTGGGACACTGGATAGAAATGCGAGCTATTAGTAATGCTGGAGATGCCTTAAAAAAAATGGCGGAATTGTTGCCAAATGAAGCGACGATCATTGACTCAACTTCTTTAAAGACAAAACAAATTCCCTTATCAGAAGTTGCAATCGGAGATTTGTTGCAAGTGAAGGCAGGCGAAAAAATACCAGCAGATGGAATTGTCGAAGCAGGAACGACTAGTATTAATGAAGCGATGGTTACTGGGGAAGCGAAGTCTGTTAAAAAGCAAGTGAAAGATAAAGTGATTGGCGGTTCGGTTAACGGTGAAGGGACGATCACTATTAGTGTTACTGGAACGGGTGAGTCTGGTTATCTAGCTCAAGTAATGGCTTTAGTTGGCAGTGCAAAAGAAGAAAAATCAGCCGTAGAGTCGCTTTCTGATCGAGTAGCAAAATGGTTGTTTTATGTAGCGCTGAGCGTAGGGATTTTAGCATTTGTAAGTTGGTTGTTTATTACGAAAGAAATCAACACGCCCTTAGAACGAATGGTGACGGTATTGGTGATTGCCTGTCCCCATGCGCTAGGACTAGCAGTTCCTTTAGTTACCGCACGTTCCACTTCACTTGGTGCTAAAAATGGTTTATTGATCCGGAATAAAAATGCACTTGAATCTGCGAAAAAAGTGGATGTCATCTTAATGGATAAAACCGGAACTTTAACAGAAGGGGATTTTAGCGTGACTGCAATTGAAAGCTTCAAATCAGACTATTCAAGACTAGATATTTTAAAAATAGCAGGAGCTTTAGAACAAAAATCGAGTCATCCTTTAGCAACGGGTATTTTAAAAAGAGTAGAGGAAGAAAAAGTGAAACTTCCAACAGCTAGTGAAGTTCAAGCGATACCAGGTGTTGGATTATCAGGAACAATCAATCACCAAAACATAAAAATAGTGACCGCATCCTATTTGATGAAACAAAAAGGTGCATTTGATCAAGAACAGTTCAATCAATTAGCTGGGGAGGGAAATTCTGTTAGTTATTTAATGATTGAAGAAACAGTCATAGGGTTAATTGCTCAAGGAGATAAAATCAAAGAAAATGCCTCTCAATTTATTAAGGAACTATTGGATAGAGGGATTCAACCAGTAATGTTGACTGGCGATAACCAAGCAGCAGCAAAAATAGTTGCAGACAAAGTTGGAATTCAAACATTCTACGCGAACCTTCTGCCAGAGGAAAAAGAAAAAATGGTGGCAAGGTATCAACAAAAAGAGAAAACGGTGATGATGTTAGGGGATGGAGTAAATGACGCCCCTAGCTTAGCAAAGGCAGATGTTGGCATCGCAATTGGCGCAGGGACGGATATTGCGATTGATTCAGCAGATGTGATTTTAGTGAAAAGCGATCCGCTTGATACCCTACATTTTCTATCCTTAGCCAAAAATACTACTAGAAAAATGATTGAAAACTTATGGTGGGGTGCCGGATACAATATTATTGCGATTCCTTTAGCTGCGGGGATTCTAGCTCCGATTGGAGTTGTATTAAGTCCTGCCGTTGGATCAGTCTTAATGTCATTGAGTACGGTTGTAGTAGCATTTAACGCGTTATTATTAAAAATCGATCACTAA